Sequence from the Paramisgurnus dabryanus chromosome 3, PD_genome_1.1, whole genome shotgun sequence genome:
aaagggatggacatggtcagaaacaatgctcaggtaggccgtggcatttaaatgatgcccaattggcactaaggggcctaaagtgtgccaagaaaacatccccacaccattacaccaccaccaacAACCTGCACAGTGtaaacaaggcatgatggatccatgttctcattctgttcaTGCCAAATTCTGAGTCTACCATCTGAACatctcaacagaaattgagactcatcagaccaggaaacatttttccagtcttcaactggcCAATTTTGgggagctcgtgcaaattgtagcctctttttcctatttgtagtggagaggagtggtacccggtggggtcttctgctgttgtagcccatctgcctcaaggttgtgcgtgttgtggcttcacaaatgctttgctgcatacctcggttgtaacgagtggttatttcagtcaaagttgctctccTATCAGcgtgaatcagtcggcccattctcctctgacctctagcatcaacaaagcattttcgcccacatgactgccgcatactggatgtttttcccttttcacaccattctttgtaaaccctcgAAATgattgtgcgtgaaaatcccagtaactgagcagattgtgaaatactcagaccggcccgtctcgcaccaacaaccatgccacgctcaaaattgcttaaatcacctttctttcccattctaacattcagtttggagttcaggagattgtctttaccaggaccacacccctaaatgcattgaagcaactgccatgtgattggttgattagataattgaattaatgagaaattgaacaggtgttcctaataatcctttaggtgagtgtatgccTGTGCATGCTTATCTGAGAAAAGACAGCAATGTAAAAACACTTGTACAATACAGATCCAAAACACCTGACTCACACTCATACAACTCCTTCACAGTAttacaataaatacatttacttcCCTCTCTACACTCTTGAATGTTTTCACAatgtttaacacacacacacacacacacacacacacacacacacacacacacacacacacacacacacacacacacacacacacacacaagtttgTCTTTTCAGATCTGATTTAAACCAACTCAGATTTAAATGAGTTGATATAACTTACaaggacagagagacagacacaaAAATAAATGGGCAGATTTGCAGATAGACAGGCAAGTGGATAGGCATAAAGAAAGACAATACAGAAAAGACAGGCTTATAGAAAGAGAGGCaggcagaaagacagacagaacagcaggcaAATATACAGACAGGCGGATAGGcaaacagaaagaaagacaggcAGGCAAAAAAGACAAATAGGCAGAAagaaaggcagacagacaggcggATAGATTGTCATCATTCCTATTGAAAAATCGGAttggttttgtttatttacctgtAATCGCACGTTAAACATCATGGAGGCGATGACGTACAGATATGGGAATCTGAGTCTGAGTCTCCACGCGAGATTAAAGAAGATGAGAAGAGTCCTGCTGAGACCTTCCGAAAATACACCGTACGAGCCCGACACGCGCAGCACGAACCGCCACAGTCCCGCCATAACACTCCAATCATTTCAATCTCATCTCCTGCCAGCTGACATCATTCTCCACCCTGTTTATTGCACTCATAAGAAAGATGGAGACACGCCCGGATGTTGTCAAAAGTTCAACGTCCGGTAAACGTCAAAATATGGGCCGAAAGTTATGTAGACGATGTGCGTAAACTACTGAAAGTATTTTTAATCGtggattattatttattaagaaTTGTGTTTATCACCATTTCTCTTATAAATAATATGAtgcacaaaaatatataagtgcTTGATTTGTGTGACATTCGCCACATGCTGCTGACCAGGTAGACTAATGATAATCGATAAGCTTCGCGCCTTGTGTTTCGATTAGCTTATCCTTACATGTTTTTAGATTTCTCAACTGTGGCGTTTGCAATGATACACATACAACGTCAATTACGGAAGTGATTTTTTTGAGAGATATATATGAGCTGTTGAGACTTTTATTCTGAAATAAAAAGAGCGGAAGTATGCCTGTAAATCTTTAGGAGTAGTTTCCTGTCTTGGGTGGTGGCTACAAAGTTTCTTACTCGACTTCATTCCTGTGCGTGGGTTTGATAGTACCGAGGAAATAGTTTTATACTTTAAAGTTGTGCTTATTTTAGTCGATATAGTTAATTTGACTCGAATACTTTCGTGGTAAGCGAGAGTAATAATCTGAAGACTCAATGCAGGCCATCAAGTGTGTGGTCGTTGGGGACGGGTGAGTGTCTCTAACGTTTCCTCTTCAAACTAACTTACTTAAACTCTAGGGGGTGGTTTCCTAgacagagattagcttaaaCTAGGACAAGGCCTTACTTTAATTAGG
This genomic interval carries:
- the LOC135745343 gene encoding salivary gland specific protein SAGSIN1; the protein is MAGLWRFVLRVSGSYGVFSEGLSRTLLIFFNLAWRLRLRFPYLYVIASMMFNVRLQVHIEIH